In a genomic window of Jaculus jaculus isolate mJacJac1 chromosome 8, mJacJac1.mat.Y.cur, whole genome shotgun sequence:
- the LOC101605822 gene encoding E3 ubiquitin-protein ligase RNF170-like isoform X1, translated as MAKYHSEVQNLKLDDDSVIEGVSDQVLVAVVVSFTLIATLIYALFRNVQQNIHPENQELVRVLREQLQTEQDAPTTARQQFYTDMYCPICLHQASFPVETNCGHLFCGACIIAYWRYGSWLGAISCPICRQTVTLLLTVFGEDGQCQDAMRLHQDINDYNRRFSGQPRSIMERIMDLPTLLRHAFRELFSVGGLFWMFRIRIILCLMGAFFYLISPLDFVPEALFRILGFLDDFFVIFLLLIYISIMYREVITQRLTR; from the coding sequence ATGGCCAAATATCACAGTGAAGTTCAAAATTTGAAGCTGGATGATGATTCAGTTATAGAAGGAGTAAGTGACCAAGTACTTGTGGCAGTTGTGGTCAGTTTCACTTTGATTGCTACCCTCATATATGCACTTTTCAGAAATGTACAGCAGAACATTCATCCAGAAAACCAAGAGCTAGTCAGGGTGCTTCGAGAACAACTTCAAACAGAGCAGGATGCCCCGACTACTGCCCGACAACAGTTTTACACTGATATGTACTGTCCAATCTGCTTACATCAAGCCTCCTTCCCTGTTGAAACCAACTGTGGACATCTTTTTTGTGGTGCCTGCATTATTGCATACTGGCGATATGGTTCATGGCTTGGAGCAATCAGTTGTCCAATCTGCCGGCAAACGGTAACTCTACTCCTAACAGTGTTTGGTGAGGATGGTCAGTGTCAGGATGCTATGAGATTGCATCAAGATATCAATGATTATAACCGGAGGTTCTCGGGGCAGCCTAGATCTATTATGGAAAGAATCATGGATCTCCCCACTTTGCTGAGACATGCATTCAGAGAACTGTTTTCTGTTGGGGGTCTTTTCTGGATGTTCCGTATTAGAATAATACTCTGTTTAATGGGAGCTTTTTTCTATCTTATATCCCCTCTAGATTTTGTACCTGAAGCCTTGTTTAGAATTCTAGGCTTTCTAGATGATTTCTTTGTCATCTTTCTGTTGCTTATCTACATCTCCATTATGTATCGGGAAGTGATAACCCAAAGGCTAACCAGATAA
- the LOC101605822 gene encoding E3 ubiquitin-protein ligase RNF170-like isoform X2: MYCPICLHQASFPVETNCGHLFCGACIIAYWRYGSWLGAISCPICRQTVTLLLTVFGEDGQCQDAMRLHQDINDYNRRFSGQPRSIMERIMDLPTLLRHAFRELFSVGGLFWMFRIRIILCLMGAFFYLISPLDFVPEALFRILGFLDDFFVIFLLLIYISIMYREVITQRLTR, translated from the coding sequence ATGTACTGTCCAATCTGCTTACATCAAGCCTCCTTCCCTGTTGAAACCAACTGTGGACATCTTTTTTGTGGTGCCTGCATTATTGCATACTGGCGATATGGTTCATGGCTTGGAGCAATCAGTTGTCCAATCTGCCGGCAAACGGTAACTCTACTCCTAACAGTGTTTGGTGAGGATGGTCAGTGTCAGGATGCTATGAGATTGCATCAAGATATCAATGATTATAACCGGAGGTTCTCGGGGCAGCCTAGATCTATTATGGAAAGAATCATGGATCTCCCCACTTTGCTGAGACATGCATTCAGAGAACTGTTTTCTGTTGGGGGTCTTTTCTGGATGTTCCGTATTAGAATAATACTCTGTTTAATGGGAGCTTTTTTCTATCTTATATCCCCTCTAGATTTTGTACCTGAAGCCTTGTTTAGAATTCTAGGCTTTCTAGATGATTTCTTTGTCATCTTTCTGTTGCTTATCTACATCTCCATTATGTATCGGGAAGTGATAACCCAAAGGCTAACCAGATAA